Genomic DNA from Lagenorhynchus albirostris chromosome 20, mLagAlb1.1, whole genome shotgun sequence:
CAGAAATGTCCTTTCTGCTCAATCTGCCCCCAGGAGGGTGGGAGTGCAGCCAGCCCTCAGGAAGGGTCCCAGAGGCTCACGCAGTCTGGGATGGAGAATGTGCACCTTCTTCAGAGGCTCAGAACTCCCAGTCGTCCACCTCCAGCTCTTCCAGGTTTGTTACCAGGCCAAAGATTTCACTGTGATCCTGAGACTGGCTGCCTTCAAAACTGGTGATGGGGGTGACAGGACGAAGTAACTCCGGCAGAGCCTCTGAGGCACGTCGCTTGatctgggggaggagagagagttgGGGGTGGATGCTGTTGCTTTGAGTCTCAGGACATCATGGGGCAAGGGACCACGGCCCAGGGACAGATGGGCTGTTGGAGCCACGAGTCTCTGGGAGGAAGGAGCAGCGCCTTTAAGGGGCTTTGGAAACATGGTCATTTCTCTGATTTGAACGGAGGAGGAGAGAATATCTAAAGACCCCAAAGCTAAGGGGACTGAGGGTGGTTGGAACCACAGGCAAGAAAAACAACCAGGGAGCCTTGGGAAAGTGCTACTGTACCTGCTTGAAGAAAGAATGGTTCAGGAGGGTGCTAGCACTTGGTCTgtagaggaaggggaggagagaccAGCATCAGCCCTGTGCCCGGATTTCCCCAGTCCTGCTGCTTCTACCTTACCCTCAAGtgccccctctccttccctcagcTCACCAAGAAACAACAGCCAGAGCTACCCAGGCTGGCTTCCTAGCAAACCCCTCCTGCCGAGGGGGCTCTGGACTCGTCCCAGGAACCCAGACTTTTACAGGACAGAGGCATCCTCTCAAACCCGGCCTTGCACTCCAGAGCCCCCTGGGCTCCCCACAAAGCCCACTCCCAGCCCAGCAGACATACCTTACATCCGGGTTGCGCTGAAGGCACTGCTCCACAAAGTGGTGGAAGTGGGGTGAGAAGGTGCGGTGATAGGGGTGGGACGGTGTGTCGCCATTGGAGGTCCtgggggggctgggggccaggctcTCACTCAGGCCAGAGTTGGCCGCTGAGCGCGAGGTGCTCATGGTCAGCTCCTCGGCAGGGATGGTGCTGGTGTCCAGCAGGCAGGGTACGGTGCCGTTCAGCTTCTCCAGCAGCATCTGGGGAGGACAGAGCCAGGGGCTAGGCTGGAGGGGGCCCCTGGAAGGCCTATAGAGTTTCTTCGCAAGTATACTTTTCCCAACACACGAGTGATTCGggagaagtaaagaaagaagtggaaaaaGTCTGACTTTTCCAAAGGACTGGCAGCTACACCCTAGCAAGGCCAAACTGACGAGGAGGACTGCAAAAGAGTACCCGCCTCCGCCGTGGTTGGAAGGCAGGGGCTTGCAGTCTCTCGCCCTTCGTAAGGCATCAGATCCTTCCAACTGTAGAGCCCTCACCCTAGGGTCAAGGTGGCAGCCAGGTCCTTTCTTTAAAGCCCAGCCCCAGTGTGCCACGCCCAGGTGGGTCCGATGGGGTTCATTCTGGCCGACTGTCACTGCAGCGGACTGCACAGGAGCAGTGCACCCAGGGGCGGGCTAGGCAGCTGTTCCGAAGTCCTCAGACTCCACACATGTAAAAGCAGCCCACCTTGGGGACTGCTGTCCTCATGGACCTCGTGAGCTGTTCAAGGCAGAAACCTGGAAATCCttctagagctgtgctgtccaatatgggagccaccagccacatgtagccatatatatatatatagagagagagagagagagagagagagacagagacagagacagagacagagacagagacagacagagagagacagagacagagagattttttttggtTGCTCTTGGCCATGCCgcttggcttgcaggatctcagttccctgaccagggcttgaacctgggccccagcagtgaaagcactgagtcctaaccactgcactgccagggaactcccatagctatttatctttatttaaattCAGCTTAAAATCCAGTCCTCAATCTCGCGGGCCACAGTGCTCCACAGCCACAGGTGACTAGTGGAGGCCACGCTGGACAGCCCaggtacagaacatttccatcacctcaggaGGTTCTCCTGGGCACTGCTGTTTCTGCATCCCTACCTTGTTTACCTAAAAATGGCCTTTTAAGTCCTTCCTGAGCATCCGTTTCTGTCTTACTTAGACTTCCTAGACTCCTTACCTAGATAGATTTCCACACCCTCCTAACTAGTCTGCCAGAGCTAATCCATCTGCGAGAGTcatctttataaaatatgtatctgaTGCTATCACTCCTTCAGCAATTCTCCACATGCTTTGGGACAGAAACCGAACACCCTGGCGTGGCACACAAGCAAAGTCCTTCGTGATCTGCCCTTGCTTCCTTCTCCAACCACGTCACCTAGCAGCCCCCCAGAAGCACCCGTACTTCAGCCATTTACAACTACCTGCTCTTcccagatactgtgttttttttttttttgcggtacacgggcctctcactgttgtggcctctcccgttgcaaaacacaggctccggatgcgcaggctcagcggccatggctcacgggcccagccgctctgcggcatgtgggatcttcctggaccggggcacgaacccatgtcccctgcatcggcaggcggactctcaaccactgcgccaccagggaaaccccggtCCTGTTCTTTCTTGACTCTgggtctttgcacatgctgctccCTCTACCGAAAAGAGTTTCCTTCCAGTTTCCATTCTTCACACAGTTAATTCCTATTTGCCTTCAAGTCTCAAGGGTCacctcctcccagaagccttcccAGACCCCCTCCTCTAGAGCTGCCCTGTGGCCGTTCTCTagctcctcctctccccacagggCAAGCAGTCTGTGGGTTCTGAGAGAGGCTGACTCAGAGCCTACacgcccgcccccaccccctctcAGGTCTAGATCATGCTCCAGGTACTTGGGACCCAGGTAATCCTTGCCCAAATGACCCAAgtccacttcctggacttgataagACCTGGATAACCCTCTTCCCTGGGTCTGTCTCCAAGGGTAGACGATGCCACTGGCTGCGTGTATGCCTAGAAGCCAAGGGCGGTGGTTAAAAGGGGCATGAACAGAAGTAGAACGTGCAGGCTGGAGGTTGCAAAGGTACTGACTGGAACGTGGTAGCACAGAACCTGAGAAGTCTAAGAATTCTAAATTAGAAACTGGTCCTCCAGGTATATGGATCAAGGTAAGAATATAGAACATATTTTATACATCTATAAAACTTTGTTAGCttaatttatatgttttaaatagacacctggtgtgtgggctccaggccTGAAATTGTGAGCCCACacccgcgccccccacccccgggctccATTACCACCACAGTTACCACTGACAGAAGTAAACAGTTACACAACTATCTCCCCACTGGTGGGGCTCTTGAAGGAAAGAACTGGGTCTTTCATCTTAGTATCCCAGGCTGGTGTCCTGCGTGTGGCGGTTCCTCAGCAAGTGTTTGTGGAAGGCAGACAGGCAGGAAGGCAGAAGGAAGCCCCTGGGCTGCAGGCTCACCTGGGTGGCAGGCATATCCTTAAAGGGGACGTGGCCATTGGCTAGTTCACAGGCCGTGATTCCCACACTGTAGATGTCAGACTTGGCATCGTAACCCTGAAGATTCTAAATCAGGAGAAAAGAGCCACAGGTCACTCCACACTGTAGCCTTGGCCATTGTTCTTAGAGAAAGAAGCGAGTGGAGCAAAAACCggggagaggaaaagaaggtCTGTCCCCAAATCGGGACCGGCTGCTGAGACTTTCCTCGCCTGTACTACTGAGGGGTCACTGCTGTTTTAGAAGGAACGAATGCCTTGCTGATGCTCTGTGGCAGCAGGAGGACGTGCTCCTGCTTAGGACAGGGATGTAGAGAGCGCCAAACATTTCCCAAACGCTCTTCTTCCCAGGAAATGGCAGCATCTTTGAAGGGAGCCTCAGGCGCAGCTTGGGACCCTCCccaggtggggcggggggggaacGAGATCAGCGGCCAAGGGCGTGGAACACCCACGCGAGAAGCGTCCCAGTTCCacctgccaccagggaagccctccctctggGAACCCCCATCCCCGGAAATTCCTGAAGGCCTCCTTGGGGAATCACGAGCTGGTGGGGAATGGGGGCTCCTTGAGACCCAGTTCACAGACCTGCTGGAGGACCTCTGGGCTGAGCCACGGCAGAACCTTGATACTGTACTTGGGGAAGTCGTGGACCACACGCTGCCGCTGCCCATGGCTGATCATGCTGAGGTTGCTGCGTAAGCCAGACAGGTAGACCTTCCCATCCGCTGAGATCAGAACATGGCTGGCCTTGACACtcctggggggcggggagggggtcaCGGGGCAGCAGGAGCCCCTCACACCACAAACCTTTGTCTTCACACACTAGACCCAGTCAGCCCTCTCCcctggcaggtgtgtgtgtgtactataCGCATATACATCACATAGATATACACGAACACgcatttttatgaaaattttcaaacatacacagaaagaaaaaatagcatgACCCCATTTACATATCACCAgactttaaaacttatttatgtTTTGTTAAAGTTCTCTTTTATGCTTAGAGACCATTGCTTCCTCTACCATCTACTGCCTTTAATCTGTACGTTCTGTTTGTAGGTATTCTCGAAAGTGTATTGTTTTTTCTCACGTGTTTTCTATTGACCTAATGGTACTGTGTTATGCAGCCCATTCTTCAGTGTAATGTTTCCAAGACCCATCTGTGCTGCCAACTGTATACACCTAATCGTTGCTTCTAAATGCCACCTGCACTCTGGGGTGGGGTCTAACACTTACTAATCCATTCTTCCAGGAAGGACACTCGTGCTGCCTCTCATCACCACAAATATGAACAAAGATGTCAACATACATGTCCCCTGATGGGCCTGTGGGAGGGTTTCTTTGGGGTATGCACCCAGAGGCAGCACTGATGGTCCTGGTTCTAAGTGACTCCGACTGGCTGTGTTGGGCCACCTTCCACTATCCGGACGGGAGACCCACCTCTTCACCGCACCGGTCCCCACCCAGCCTCTGAATTACAGCCAGTCCCACGGGTATAAGGTGACATCCTCCTGTTTTAACTTGATTTTCTGATTCTTGCTAGACTTGAGTGTCTGTTCATATGACCATTAGtctttcaggttttcttttaTAAACTCCACATCCTTTGCTCATCTTTCTGTTGCTCTGCTatccttttcttattgattcacAAAATTTTCCTTGTTACTAATCTCCTGTGTGTTTTAGACAAAACTAACACCTTCCACGCTGTAACTCCTTTCTTAACTTTGTTCCTGGTGTCCTGTATTGGAGAGGAAGTTTTAATCTTGATATTATCAATTCCATCCATTTTTTGCCTTGTTTTGtgcatgtaaaacatttagaagtTATGCCTCAGGTCACGAAAATATTTCCTCGCGTTTCCTTCCATCTAAGTCTATCGTTTCCATGTAGGCCTTTAATCTATCTGAAGTGCTCCTTTGTATGTGGAGTTAGGTAGGGGTCCTAGTTTTATTATCTCCCCTACCACGAGCTGCTTTTCTGGACACCATCTACAGAGCATTCTGTCTTCTCCAGAGCCTCCCAGCATAGGGCTGACTCCAGGGCACACCCCAGTATGGGCGCTCCAAGGAAGGAGAAGGTGGGGTGCAGAGGCCCACGTCAGGTGTTCCCCTCATACTCGGGACCAAGCTGCTCGGTAAAGAGAAAGTCAGTAGCTTTAGCGCTGACAGGGTAAATGCTCTGCCCTCCCAGCAGGGGCAAGGGCAGGATTCGACCCTTGCTTTAAACTCTGGCTTCACTAGCTTCAGTCAACCTTTACTCGAGGGCTCATGGGCCCAGATACCACTCTTATAAAGGGTTAACAGGCCCAAGAAAGCACCTGTGCACGTATCCCATGTGGTGGATGTAGTCCAGGGCCTTGAGCGCCCCCTGCAGTATGTAAGCAATCGTCAGCTCATTCATGCCGTCCGTGAAGTGTGTGCAGATGAGGTCCTTTGCAGAGCCTGAGGAAGAGGATCGTGGGGACGGAGCACAGGGTGACAGCACGTGAGCAAGCTGAAAGCAGAGTTCTTAGAACCCATCCCTGCCAGGACCCCTTTCCCACTCACCGTATGCCATAAATGATGTGACAACCCACAGCTCATTGTCTGCGATAAAGGTGGCTCGATATGGCAGGATATTGGGATGGCTGAAGAGCTTAGAGACATGGAGCTCCCCCTGAAAGCAATGGTGAGCTGCAGTCAGAACCAAGGGGCCCCAAGGAGGACGCTCAACATGAAGGTGGCAGCACGAATAATACGGGGACCTAGGCCTCCCTGCGTGCCCTGCTCAGAATCCTGGGAGCAGCCCGAGCAGGTGCCACCAGTATGAAAGGAACCAGGCTCTGCCATCTCAGCAGGGAAGCCAGCCCTCCTTCGCCAGCTTCTGCCTAACTTGGGCTCTGCCAGCCAATCCTAAAGCACCTCGAGAAACCATTCCCTGCCAACAGGGAAACTGCTAACACCACAGCAGAGGGTCACAGTGCACCACCTCGGAGGCCATGAAAACAAACCGCCTACTGCAGACTTAGGAAGTTATAAGCTTAGCTCAACTTCAAGGGCCCAGGCACAGAACTCCTCTTTAAGATAAGaaaacaaggacttccctggtggtgcagtggttaagaatctgcctgccaatgcaggggacactgcttcgatccttggtctgggaagaccccacacgccgtggagcaactaagcccacgcgccacaactactgagcctgcgctctagagcccgcgaaccacaactactgaagcccgcgcgcctagagcccgtgccccgcaacaagacaagaaaccacaatgaggagcccgcgcaccgcaacgaagagtagccccactcactgcaactagagaaagccagcacgcagcaacaaagacccaaaaaattttaaaattaaaaaaaaaagataaaacaaaaagtgtTTTCCTATTATAAAGGAAAATGTTGTTAGCAATAGAAACACGGAAAGAAagcattaaagaacaaacaacaacTACTAAACATTAGAATAGATTTCTCCAGTGACCTCAGGCTGAGAGCTCCCTTCCTCAGAAGCAGCTATGAAAAGCGTAAGAccgatggaattttaaaataaatttggacaaaagatgtgaaaaaaaatttggaCAAAAGAACTACAGCAACTCCAGGGTCCTGGCCTCTGGGAAATGAGCCAAGGTCAAATAGGCAGCAGCACCTTCTGCCTGTCCACGGCTGTACGGGATAAAGACAAGAATCACAAAGCTCAAATATGCTCTAGAACAAACTCAGATAAGTTTTTTCCCAAATAACTGAGCTGGGACTGACATTCTGTTCCATCCTCAGACCCCAAAACTACTCTGAACACATGAACTGGTACTGGAGCACTGTCAGATAAGCGTGAGTTCAGAAAAACATTGTAattgaaggagggggaggggctgcagccaACTGTACTGAAAATACACTGAGCCAGGCCCTAAATCTAGGGAGTTCCCAGGGCAAGCCTTCATCCCCAGGCACTTACTAGACCTGCAGTGTCTCCCCGTTTAACAAGAGGGCAGCTACTTGCTTCTCCAGAAGAAAGGAACCTCAGGCAAACAGGACACTAAGAGTCGGAAGACGGTCGCCCGCGGCCAGGCGAGCTGCCCCGCACCTGGAAAGAGACTGTCTGGGTGTGaagcctgcctctgccacttactagtgtGAGCGACCAGGGGCGagttactcagcctctctgaatAATAAATACgtgaataaatgagtcacaggagGATCTGGTGAAGAAGAGGGGAATATAAATTGGGCTGAGCAGTGGTATAGAACCCTTAATGCCAAATGCCCAAGATTCTTCACCAAGAGCTTCCGTAACTTCCTGGCTTGGTCTACCTTCGTTTCCCGCCAGCTGCTTCAGAAGACAGATGTAAAGATGCCTTGTGGTTACTGCTGGAACTAAGAGCCCTCCCTCCAAGCGTCACATTCACGTTCGATTACCTGCAAGAACGTCACCATCTCATTGGAACAAGCTTCTAGGTTAATCCTTCGTACTGTCACATACTCTCCCGCTGGTTTGTACCTTGCTAGGTTCAC
This window encodes:
- the STRADA gene encoding STE20-related kinase adapter protein alpha isoform X6, whose protein sequence is MSSFLPEGGCYELLTVIGKGFEDLMTVNLARYKPAGEYVTVRRINLEACSNEMVTFLQGELHVSKLFSHPNILPYRATFIADNELWVVTSFMAYGSAKDLICTHFTDGMNELTIAYILQGALKALDYIHHMGYVHRSVKASHVLISADGKVYLSGLRSNLSMISHGQRQRVVHDFPKYSIKVLPWLSPEVLQQNLQGYDAKSDIYSVGITACELANGHVPFKDMPATQMLLEKLNGTVPCLLDTSTIPAEELTMSTSRSAANSGLSESLAPSPPRTSNGDTPSHPYHRTFSPHFHHFVEQCLQRNPDVRPSASTLLNHSFFKQIKRRASEALPELLRPVTPITSFEGSQSQDHSEIFGLVTNLEELEVDDWEF
- the STRADA gene encoding STE20-related kinase adapter protein alpha isoform X7 gives rise to the protein MTVNLARYKPAGEYVTVRRINLEACSNEMVTFLQGELHVSKLFSHPNILPYRATFIADNELWVVTSFMAYGSAKDLICTHFTDGMNELTIAYILQGALKALDYIHHMGYVHRSVKASHVLISADGKVYLSGLRSNLSMISHGQRQRVVHDFPKYSIKVLPWLSPEVLQQNLQGYDAKSDIYSVGITACELANGHVPFKDMPATQMLLEKLNGTVPCLLDTSTIPAEELTMSTSRSAANSGLSESLAPSPPRTSNGDTPSHPYHRTFSPHFHHFVEQCLQRNPDVRPSASTLLNHSFFKQIKRRASEALPELLRPVTPITSFEGSQSQDHSEIFGLVTNLEELEVDDWEF
- the STRADA gene encoding STE20-related kinase adapter protein alpha isoform X4 — its product is MSFLTNEASAESIASFSKQEIMSSFLPEGGCYELLTVIGKGFEDLMTVNLARYKPAGEYVTVRRINLEACSNEMVTFLQGELHVSKLFSHPNILPYRATFIADNELWVVTSFMAYGSAKDLICTHFTDGMNELTIAYILQGALKALDYIHHMGYVHRSVKASHVLISADGKVYLSGLRSNLSMISHGQRQRVVHDFPKYSIKVLPWLSPEVLQQNLQGYDAKSDIYSVGITACELANGHVPFKDMPATQMLLEKLNGTVPCLLDTSTIPAEELTMSTSRSAANSGLSESLAPSPPRTSNGDTPSHPYHRTFSPHFHHFVEQCLQRNPDVRPSASTLLNHSFFKQIKRRASEALPELLRPVTPITSFEGSQSQDHSEIFGLVTNLEELEVDDWEF
- the STRADA gene encoding STE20-related kinase adapter protein alpha isoform X5; amino-acid sequence: MSFLVSKPERIRRWVSEKFIVEGLRDLELFGEQPPGDTRRKTNEASAESIASFSKQEIMSSFLPEGGCYELLTVIGKGFEDLMTVNLARYKPAGEYVTVRRINLEACSNEMVTFLQGELHVSKLFSHPNILPYRATFIADNELWVVTSFMAYGSAKDLICTHFTDGMNELTIAYILQGALKALDYIHHMGYVHRSVKASHVLISADGKVYLSGLRSNLSMISHGQRQRVVHDFPKYSIKVLPWLSPEVLQQNLQGYDAKSDIYSVGITACELANGHVPFKDMPATQREQHVQRPRVKKEQDRGFPGGAVVESPPADAGDMGSCPGPGRSHMPQSGWAREPWPLSLRIRSLCFATGEATTVRGPCTAKKKKTQYLGRAGSCKWLKYGCFWGAAR
- the STRADA gene encoding STE20-related kinase adapter protein alpha isoform X2 produces the protein MSFLRWVSEKFIVEGLRDLELFGEQPPGDTRRKTNEASAESIASFSKQEIMSSFLPEGGCYELLTVIGKGFEDLMTVNLARYKPAGEYVTVRRINLEACSNEMVTFLQGELHVSKLFSHPNILPYRATFIADNELWVVTSFMAYGSAKDLICTHFTDGMNELTIAYILQGALKALDYIHHMGYVHRSVKASHVLISADGKVYLSGLRSNLSMISHGQRQRVVHDFPKYSIKVLPWLSPEVLQQNLQGYDAKSDIYSVGITACELANGHVPFKDMPATQMLLEKLNGTVPCLLDTSTIPAEELTMSTSRSAANSGLSESLAPSPPRTSNGDTPSHPYHRTFSPHFHHFVEQCLQRNPDVRPSASTLLNHSFFKQIKRRASEALPELLRPVTPITSFEGSQSQDHSEIFGLVTNLEELEVDDWEF
- the STRADA gene encoding STE20-related kinase adapter protein alpha isoform X1 — protein: MSFLVSKPERIRRWVSEKFIVEGLRDLELFGEQPPGDTRRKTNEASAESIASFSKQEIMSSFLPEGGCYELLTVIGKGFEDLMTVNLARYKPAGEYVTVRRINLEACSNEMVTFLQGELHVSKLFSHPNILPYRATFIADNELWVVTSFMAYGSAKDLICTHFTDGMNELTIAYILQGALKALDYIHHMGYVHRSVKASHVLISADGKVYLSGLRSNLSMISHGQRQRVVHDFPKYSIKVLPWLSPEVLQQNLQGYDAKSDIYSVGITACELANGHVPFKDMPATQMLLEKLNGTVPCLLDTSTIPAEELTMSTSRSAANSGLSESLAPSPPRTSNGDTPSHPYHRTFSPHFHHFVEQCLQRNPDVRPSASTLLNHSFFKQIKRRASEALPELLRPVTPITSFEGSQSQDHSEIFGLVTNLEELEVDDWEF
- the STRADA gene encoding STE20-related kinase adapter protein alpha isoform X3; this encodes MSFLVSKPERIRTNEASAESIASFSKQEIMSSFLPEGGCYELLTVIGKGFEDLMTVNLARYKPAGEYVTVRRINLEACSNEMVTFLQGELHVSKLFSHPNILPYRATFIADNELWVVTSFMAYGSAKDLICTHFTDGMNELTIAYILQGALKALDYIHHMGYVHRSVKASHVLISADGKVYLSGLRSNLSMISHGQRQRVVHDFPKYSIKVLPWLSPEVLQQNLQGYDAKSDIYSVGITACELANGHVPFKDMPATQMLLEKLNGTVPCLLDTSTIPAEELTMSTSRSAANSGLSESLAPSPPRTSNGDTPSHPYHRTFSPHFHHFVEQCLQRNPDVRPSASTLLNHSFFKQIKRRASEALPELLRPVTPITSFEGSQSQDHSEIFGLVTNLEELEVDDWEF